A portion of the Fusobacterium varium genome contains these proteins:
- a CDS encoding zeta toxin family protein has protein sequence MANCVIFAGVNGAGKTTLYKIMTLSENLGRRINTDEIVMEIGDWRNNQDQMRAGRIALNMRKECVDKMISFNQETTLTGKRILKAIEEIKEKGYTIYLYYIGLNSPEIAKERIKNRVLNGGHDIPEEVVEKRYYETLENLKKVVPLADYVRIYDNSKNYKLCYYKSKTWDLVLSQELPKWLDGII, from the coding sequence ATGGCTAATTGTGTTATCTTTGCAGGTGTGAATGGTGCTGGAAAAACAACTCTTTATAAAATAATGACTTTATCAGAAAATTTAGGTAGGAGAATAAATACAGATGAAATTGTTATGGAGATAGGAGATTGGAGAAATAATCAAGATCAAATGAGAGCAGGAAGAATAGCTTTAAATATGAGAAAAGAGTGTGTAGATAAGATGATTTCCTTTAATCAAGAGACTACTCTTACAGGAAAGAGAATATTAAAAGCTATTGAAGAGATAAAAGAAAAGGGGTATACAATTTATCTTTATTATATAGGATTAAATTCTCCAGAAATAGCAAAGGAGAGAATAAAAAATAGAGTTTTAAATGGAGGACATGATATTCCAGAGGAAGTAGTGGAGAAAAGATATTATGAAACTCTTGAAAATTTAAAAAAAGTAGTTCCTTTGGCAGACTATGTAAGAATATATGATAATTCTAAAAATTATAAACTTTGTTACTATAAAAGTAAAACCTGGGATTTAGTTCTTTCTCAAGAGTTGCCAAAGTGGTTAGATGGGATTATTTAA
- a CDS encoding nuclear transport factor 2 family protein: protein MAKINIKSLKKSEEVDCYVAEINELWGDKGIETTIDFVYGTGNKIKVKRLLPLIEEKLEIIDNNKKWIVETIIEDNIFLGIDESEYSFIEKPFKPKKNADFLSQLEKYVRTKLKKKMIDKKTYYLDVNNERITLPISEKDFFDSLKISDIEVNLYSMGAGYDIEVTFKIRAIPDYFAEHYLEIILDSENELNILDLASDDNLEGPSLFDDEFDTDIDEELIKNYMEDIHSKILIFEFIEAINKRNIKKIDSLLDRNFICIDQGLQERNKADMKKYFENIFKSYSNYQIEVVDNGFGESERFYFSLLIKGIYGDLKDKTKMFFEKKVAIYIFGIENDKIKSLEIYEKSRLPMRDEMIQYKD, encoded by the coding sequence ATGGCAAAAATTAATATTAAATCATTAAAGAAAAGTGAAGAAGTAGATTGTTATGTAGCAGAAATCAATGAACTATGGGGAGATAAAGGAATAGAAACTACAATTGATTTTGTCTATGGAACAGGTAATAAGATCAAAGTAAAAAGACTTCTTCCTCTTATAGAAGAGAAGTTAGAGATTATTGATAATAATAAAAAATGGATTGTTGAAACTATTATTGAGGATAATATTTTTTTAGGGATAGATGAAAGTGAATATAGTTTTATAGAAAAACCTTTTAAACCTAAAAAAAATGCGGATTTTTTATCACAATTAGAAAAATATGTAAGAACTAAACTAAAAAAGAAAATGATAGATAAAAAAACATACTATTTAGATGTAAATAATGAAAGAATTACTCTTCCAATATCAGAGAAAGATTTTTTTGATAGTTTGAAAATAAGTGATATTGAAGTGAACTTATACAGTATGGGAGCAGGGTATGATATTGAAGTTACATTTAAGATAAGAGCTATTCCTGATTATTTTGCAGAGCATTATTTAGAGATTATTTTAGATAGTGAAAATGAATTAAATATATTAGATTTAGCATCAGACGATAATTTAGAAGGTCCTAGTCTTTTTGATGATGAATTTGACACAGATATAGATGAAGAGCTTATAAAGAATTATATGGAAGATATACACTCAAAAATTTTAATTTTTGAATTTATAGAGGCTATAAATAAAAGAAATATAAAAAAGATAGATTCTCTTCTAGATAGAAATTTTATATGTATTGATCAAGGTTTACAAGAAAGAAATAAAGCTGATATGAAAAAGTATTTTGAAAATATTTTTAAATCATATTCAAATTATCAAATTGAAGTTGTAGATAATGGTTTTGGAGAATCTGAAAGATTTTACTTCTCTCTTTTAATAAAAGGAATATATGGGGATTTAAAAGATAAGACAAAAATGTTTTTTGAGAAAAAGGTAGCTATTTATATATTTGGTATTGAAAATGATAAAATAAAATCTTTAGAAATATATGAGAAATCAAGACTTCCAATGAGAGATGAAATGATACAGTATAAAGATTAA
- a CDS encoding DUF3798 domain-containing protein, with protein sequence MRKYLYGFFMFILSIFAFAAEPDYHIGVVSGTVSQSEDNLRGAEEIVKMYGSVDKGGMVTHVTYPDNFMQEMETTISQMVGLADDPKMKVIIVGEAVPGTVEAFRRIREARPDIILIANNPHEDPEIISEAADLVTYPDNIARGYLIVKAAKKMGAEKFMHISFPRHLSYELLSRRRNIMAEAAKDLGMEFIEMSAPDPVSDVGVAGAQQYILEQVPSWLEKYGKNVAFFATNDAHTEPLLKRVAENGGYFVEADLPSPTMGYPGALGIKFSEDEKGNWPKILKKVEDTVVAKGAAGRMGTWAYSYNFISVVALADHARNVIENDVDVTDFDAIMESLKKFTPGAGWNGSNYTDVNGIEKENFYLLYQDTYVLGKGYLNMTDETVPEKYFKIK encoded by the coding sequence ATGAGAAAGTATTTATACGGATTTTTTATGTTTATTTTGTCAATCTTTGCTTTTGCAGCTGAACCAGATTATCATATTGGGGTAGTTAGTGGAACTGTATCTCAATCAGAAGATAATCTACGTGGAGCAGAAGAAATAGTAAAAATGTATGGATCAGTAGATAAAGGTGGAATGGTAACTCATGTTACATATCCAGATAACTTTATGCAAGAGATGGAAACAACTATCTCTCAAATGGTAGGATTAGCTGATGACCCTAAAATGAAAGTTATTATTGTAGGAGAAGCTGTTCCAGGAACAGTTGAAGCATTTAGAAGAATTAGAGAAGCAAGACCAGATATTATACTTATAGCAAACAATCCTCATGAAGATCCTGAAATTATTTCAGAGGCAGCAGATTTAGTAACTTATCCAGATAATATAGCAAGAGGATATTTAATTGTTAAAGCTGCTAAAAAAATGGGAGCAGAAAAATTCATGCATATCTCTTTCCCAAGACACTTAAGTTATGAATTATTATCAAGAAGAAGAAATATAATGGCTGAAGCAGCTAAAGATTTAGGAATGGAATTTATTGAAATGTCAGCTCCAGACCCAGTAAGTGATGTTGGAGTTGCAGGAGCACAACAATATATTCTTGAACAAGTTCCAAGTTGGTTAGAAAAATATGGTAAAAATGTAGCATTCTTTGCAACAAACGATGCTCATACAGAACCTCTTTTAAAAAGAGTTGCTGAAAATGGTGGATACTTTGTAGAAGCTGACTTACCTTCTCCAACAATGGGATATCCAGGAGCTTTAGGAATTAAATTCTCTGAAGATGAAAAAGGAAATTGGCCAAAAATCTTAAAGAAAGTTGAAGATACTGTTGTAGCAAAAGGAGCAGCAGGAAGAATGGGAACTTGGGCTTACTCATATAATTTCATCTCAGTTGTAGCTTTAGCAGATCATGCAAGAAACGTAATTGAAAATGATGTAGATGTTACAGACTTTGATGCTATTATGGAATCATTGAAGAAATTCACTCCAGGAGCAGGATGGAATGGAAGTAACTATACTGATGTAAATGGAATTGAAAAAGAAAACTTCTACTTATTATATCAAGATACTTATGTTTTAGGAAAAGGATATTTAAATATGACTGATGAAACTGTTCCTGAAAAATATTTTAAAATAAAATAA
- a CDS encoding sugar ABC transporter ATP-binding protein: MENNVLLKIENLSKSFGENVVLKDINLEVEPGEIVGLVGENGAGKSTLMKAIFGMSVIHETGGYGGKIYFEGQETNFKSPFDALEVGIGMVHQEFSLIPGFKADENIVLNRESTSNSFLEGIFGERIRKIDTKEIEKRADDAVSHLGIKIDSAELINEMPVAHKQFTEIAREIEREKTKLLVLDEPTAVLTEEEAKLLLETMKRLSEKGIAIIFITHRLDEIMSVCDKVVVLRDGLLINSVKTKDTNVNQITEWMIGRKIDNNEATEEVEEKDRKTILNIQELWVDMPGEMVKGLNLEIKEGEILGLGGMAGQGKIGVANGVMGLYPAKGTVEFNGEKLELNNPKYPLDKGIFFVSEDRKGVGLLLESSIEDNIAYPAMQIKGKFFKKRFKLFNMVDEEKIRENAQEYIKKLEIRCMSEKQRAQELSGGNQQKVCLAKAFTMDPKVLFVSEPTRGIDVGAKKLVLDILKEYNATKGTTIIITSSEIEELRSVCDRIAIINEGKVAGILSPKADILEFGKMMVGIKEERDE; the protein is encoded by the coding sequence GTGGAAAATAATGTTTTGTTAAAAATAGAGAATTTATCAAAATCTTTTGGGGAAAATGTTGTTTTAAAAGATATCAATCTTGAAGTTGAACCTGGAGAGATTGTAGGATTAGTTGGAGAAAATGGTGCTGGTAAATCAACATTGATGAAAGCTATTTTTGGAATGTCAGTTATTCATGAGACTGGAGGATATGGAGGAAAGATATATTTTGAAGGACAAGAAACAAATTTTAAATCTCCATTTGATGCTCTTGAAGTAGGAATCGGAATGGTTCATCAAGAGTTTTCTTTAATTCCAGGATTTAAAGCAGATGAAAATATTGTATTAAATAGAGAATCTACTTCAAATAGCTTTTTAGAAGGTATTTTTGGAGAGAGGATAAGAAAAATTGACACTAAAGAGATAGAGAAAAGAGCAGATGATGCAGTATCCCATTTAGGAATAAAAATAGATTCAGCTGAATTAATTAATGAGATGCCAGTAGCTCATAAACAATTTACTGAGATAGCTCGTGAGATAGAGAGAGAAAAAACAAAACTTCTTGTTTTAGATGAGCCAACAGCAGTACTTACAGAGGAAGAGGCAAAACTTCTTCTTGAAACAATGAAGAGATTGTCAGAAAAAGGGATAGCAATAATATTTATCACTCATAGATTAGATGAGATAATGTCTGTTTGTGATAAAGTTGTTGTGCTGAGAGATGGACTTTTAATCAATAGTGTAAAGACTAAAGATACAAATGTAAACCAAATAACTGAATGGATGATTGGAAGAAAAATTGACAATAATGAAGCTACAGAAGAGGTAGAGGAAAAGGATAGAAAAACTATTCTTAATATTCAAGAACTATGGGTAGATATGCCAGGAGAGATGGTTAAAGGGCTTAATCTTGAAATAAAAGAGGGAGAGATTTTAGGACTTGGAGGAATGGCAGGACAAGGGAAAATAGGAGTAGCTAATGGAGTTATGGGACTTTATCCAGCTAAAGGAACAGTTGAATTTAATGGAGAGAAGCTAGAATTAAATAATCCTAAATATCCATTAGATAAGGGAATTTTCTTTGTATCAGAAGATAGAAAGGGAGTTGGACTTCTACTTGAAAGTTCAATAGAAGATAATATTGCTTATCCAGCAATGCAAATAAAAGGTAAATTTTTTAAAAAGAGATTTAAACTTTTCAATATGGTTGATGAAGAAAAGATTAGAGAAAATGCTCAAGAGTATATAAAAAAATTGGAAATAAGATGTATGAGTGAAAAACAAAGAGCTCAAGAGCTAAGTGGAGGAAATCAACAAAAAGTTTGTCTTGCTAAGGCATTTACTATGGATCCAAAAGTTTTATTTGTATCAGAGCCTACAAGAGGAATAGACGTTGGGGCTAAGAAACTTGTTTTGGATATATTAAAAGAATACAATGCAACAAAAGGAACAACAATTATAATAACATCATCTGAAATAGAGGAGTTAAGAAGTGTATGTGATAGAATTGCAATAATAAATGAAGGAAAGGTTGCAGGAATACTATCTCCAAAAGCTGATATATTAGAGTTTGGTAAGATGATGGTAGGAATTAAGGAGGAAAGAGATGAATAG